One genomic segment of Sminthopsis crassicaudata isolate SCR6 chromosome 4, ASM4859323v1, whole genome shotgun sequence includes these proteins:
- the AGPAT1 gene encoding 1-acyl-sn-glycerol-3-phosphate acyltransferase alpha isoform X1, producing MSYCLLFLLSHFFLLRQVASMELWPGPWTMLLLFLLLLLLLVPVLWGYSTSAKYFCKMAFYNGWILFLAVLAIPVCALRGRNVENMKILRLMLLHIKYLYGIRLEVRGAHHFPPSQPYVVVSNHQSSLDLLGMMEVLPGRCVPIAKRELLWAGPAGLACWLAGVIFIDRKRTGDAISVMAEAAQTLLSQNVRVWVFPEGTRNHNGSMLPFKRGAFHLAVQAQVPIIPIVMSSYKDFYCKKERRFTSGTCQVRVLPPVATEGLTPDNVPDLADRIRHTMLTVFREISTDGRGGGDYLKKPGGAGEAGP from the exons atgtcatattgtcttctttttctcctgaGCCACTTCTTCCTCCTGAGGCAG GTGGCCAGCATGGAGCTGTGGCCAGGGCCATGGACAATGCTGCTGCTCTTTCTGTTGCTACTTTTGCTGCTGGTGCCTGTGCTCTGGGGTTACAGCACCAGTGCCAAGTACTTCTGCAAAATGGCCTTCTACAACGGCTGGATCCTTTTCCTGGCAGTGCTGGCCATCCCTGTGTGTGCTCTTCGAGGACGAAACGTGGAGAacatgaa GATCCTTCGACTAATGCTGCTGCACATCAAGTACCTGTATGGGATCCGGCTGGAGGTTCGAGGGGCCCATCACTTCCCCCCCTCCCAGCCCTATGTTGTTGTCTCCAACCACCAAAGCTCCCTTGACCTACTAG GAATGATGGAAGTGCTCCCAGGTCGTTGTGTACCCATCGCCAAGCGGGAACTGCTATGGGCTGGGCCAGCAGGGCTAGCGTGCTGGTTGGCTGGAGTCATCTTCATTGACCGGAAACGGACTGGGGATGCAATCAGTGTCATGGCTGAAGCTGCGCAAACTCTGCTCAGCCAGAAC GTCCGAGTTTGGGTTTTTCCTGAGGGTACCAGGAACCACAATGGCTCTATGCTTCCCTTCAAACGTGGCGCCTTCCACCTTGCTGTTCAGGCCCAG GTCCCTATTATCCCCATTGTCATGTCCTCCTATAAAGACTTCTACTGCAAGAAAGAACGGCGCTTCACCTCAG GAACATGTCAGGTACGGGTGCTTCCCCCTGTAGCCACAGAAGGGCTGACCCCAGACAACGTGCCGGACCTCGCTGACAGAATCCGTCACACCATGCTCACAGTTTTTCGGGAGATCTCTACTGATGGCCGGGGAGGGGGTGACTATCTAAAGAAACCTGGTGGGGCTGGTGAGGCTGGCCCCTGA
- the AGPAT1 gene encoding 1-acyl-sn-glycerol-3-phosphate acyltransferase alpha isoform X2 — MELWPGPWTMLLLFLLLLLLLVPVLWGYSTSAKYFCKMAFYNGWILFLAVLAIPVCALRGRNVENMKILRLMLLHIKYLYGIRLEVRGAHHFPPSQPYVVVSNHQSSLDLLGMMEVLPGRCVPIAKRELLWAGPAGLACWLAGVIFIDRKRTGDAISVMAEAAQTLLSQNVRVWVFPEGTRNHNGSMLPFKRGAFHLAVQAQVPIIPIVMSSYKDFYCKKERRFTSGTCQVRVLPPVATEGLTPDNVPDLADRIRHTMLTVFREISTDGRGGGDYLKKPGGAGEAGP, encoded by the exons ATGGAGCTGTGGCCAGGGCCATGGACAATGCTGCTGCTCTTTCTGTTGCTACTTTTGCTGCTGGTGCCTGTGCTCTGGGGTTACAGCACCAGTGCCAAGTACTTCTGCAAAATGGCCTTCTACAACGGCTGGATCCTTTTCCTGGCAGTGCTGGCCATCCCTGTGTGTGCTCTTCGAGGACGAAACGTGGAGAacatgaa GATCCTTCGACTAATGCTGCTGCACATCAAGTACCTGTATGGGATCCGGCTGGAGGTTCGAGGGGCCCATCACTTCCCCCCCTCCCAGCCCTATGTTGTTGTCTCCAACCACCAAAGCTCCCTTGACCTACTAG GAATGATGGAAGTGCTCCCAGGTCGTTGTGTACCCATCGCCAAGCGGGAACTGCTATGGGCTGGGCCAGCAGGGCTAGCGTGCTGGTTGGCTGGAGTCATCTTCATTGACCGGAAACGGACTGGGGATGCAATCAGTGTCATGGCTGAAGCTGCGCAAACTCTGCTCAGCCAGAAC GTCCGAGTTTGGGTTTTTCCTGAGGGTACCAGGAACCACAATGGCTCTATGCTTCCCTTCAAACGTGGCGCCTTCCACCTTGCTGTTCAGGCCCAG GTCCCTATTATCCCCATTGTCATGTCCTCCTATAAAGACTTCTACTGCAAGAAAGAACGGCGCTTCACCTCAG GAACATGTCAGGTACGGGTGCTTCCCCCTGTAGCCACAGAAGGGCTGACCCCAGACAACGTGCCGGACCTCGCTGACAGAATCCGTCACACCATGCTCACAGTTTTTCGGGAGATCTCTACTGATGGCCGGGGAGGGGGTGACTATCTAAAGAAACCTGGTGGGGCTGGTGAGGCTGGCCCCTGA